A genomic segment from Aegilops tauschii subsp. strangulata cultivar AL8/78 chromosome 1, Aet v6.0, whole genome shotgun sequence encodes:
- the LOC109762356 gene encoding SAC3 family protein A isoform X3 → MASHGAAPAAGSDATRVEVSGTGQTNQPAYPPLVSGDHSWSSTTGAAAAGSWNYPVANQSQDAVYYDPQRDVSVSGDNQNVASSAPPAVQSTMGLTNASHSHVPYSSSLQHGYNPAEYANYYYNYPQATNSCSVQQGGANQHSGAAYQPLTSFQNSGSYVDPTSNTYYNAGGHQTAPGYATTNYYYQTDTRNDGSSGNNYAQSYQNYPSSDTNAAQSSSTVPANSFSYQQQYNQWPYYYNHSVPTPAGNPVAGSSNIDNTVVNTTSGYSYPSTEPPPPGTTPWKSNSSASVAPPVQAPSVPEPQNQYVQQAQLTPGFQNQYAYQAPGVPMSQNYYANQAPAYPQNNMNVNQVPLNNHGDQQKSGSLTTGIFSSENKTQIPTIPRIAPGFSMVIPKSEKKTVGADLAKKPAYVSVSVPKNDVKAVQHGSDARSLPFSLRNYATRNLSRCKDEAQRAACQSMIQQITSKAISNGTLLTKNWDTEPLIPLPENLLTMTETSSANNSSSLPNSTPRRRLKSRWEPVPEEKVTEKVEPLAKPLMNGNTHNNLKAQNRMGDSWNLGKSLQSPHAPSNKITHRLSKKQKMGSYSSVVQNGDNSSDSDKEKDLTKYYANASALANSPEEKKRREHRSKRFEKSKDSSSKSRNSAVNKGAVAHIHTRRPISALVTGSYKDGSSLAVEDMDWDALTVKGTCQEIEKRYLRLTSAPDPSTVRPEHVLEKALSMVETSQKNYLYKCDQLKSIRQDLTVQRIQNELTVKVYETHARLALQAGDLAEFNQCQSQLKRLYREGNNGCYFEFSAYNLLCVMLHSNNKRDLLSSMASLSKEAKQDGAVKHALAVHAAVSSGNYVIFFKLYKQGPNLNSCLMDLYVERMRFEAIKCMSRSYRPTVPVGYVAQVLGFLPNGDDRSEECEIWLKAHGAVLSVDNGGELQIDTKASSSTLFMPEPENAVAHGDASLAVNDFFARTS, encoded by the exons ATGGCCAGCCACGGGGCTGCACCGGCCGCTGGATCCGACGCCACGCGCGTCGAG GTCAGCGGCACAGGCCAGACAAACCAGCCTGCTTATCCGCCTTTAGTTTCTGGGGATCATTCATGGTCCTCTACGACTGGCGCAGCAGCAGCAGGTTCGTGGAACTATCCAGTGGCCAATCAAAGTCAAGACGCAGTATACTATGATCCACAAAGGGATGTATCGGTTTCAGGAGATAATCAAAATGTGGCAAGCAGTGCGCCTCCTGCTGTACAGTCGACTATGGGCTTGACAAATGCGAGTCATTCTCATGTGCCTTACTCAAGTTCACTTCAGCATGGCTACAATCCTGCAGAATATGCAAACTATTACTATAACTACCCACAAGCAACAAATAGTTGTTCTGTGCAGCAAGGAGGAGCAAACCAACATTCAGGTGCAGCTTATCAGCCTCTTACTTCATTTCAGAATTCTGGGTCTTACGTTGATCCTACAAGTAACACATATTACAATGCTGGTGGTCACCAGACTGCGCCAGGATATGCAACCACCAACTATTATTATCAGACCGACACTCGTAACGATGGAAGCTCAGGAAACAATTATGCCCAGTCATACCAGAACTACCCATCCTCCGATACCAATGCAGCCCAAAGTTCCAGTACAGTGCCTGCCAATTCTTTCTCATATCAGCAACAGTACAACCAGTGGCCATATTATTACAATCACTCTGTGCCAACTCCTGCTGGCAATCCAGTTGCTGGGAGCAGCAACATAGATAATACAGTCGTTAACACCACTTCTGGTTACTCTTATCCTAGTACGGAGCCACCTCCGCCGGGCACTACGCCATGGAAAAGTAATTCAAGCGCTTCTGTTGCACCTCCTGTACAG GCTCCAAGCGTTCCAGAACCTCAAAATCAATACGTCCAACAAGCGCAACTAACTCCAGGGTTCCAAAACCAGTATGCCTATCAGGCACCAGGTGTCCCAATGTCTCAGAACTATTACGCCAACCAGGCACCAGCATACCCACAAAACAATATGAATGTGAATCAAGTACCTTTGAACAACCATGGTGATCAACAGAAGAGT GGTTCTTTGACGACAGGTATTTTCAGTAGCGAAAACAAAACACAGATTCCAACCATTCCTCGAATTGCTCCAGGTTTCTCTATGGTAATTCCAAAGAGTGAGAAGAAAACTGTAGGTGCTGATTTGGCAAAGAAACCTGCCTATGTTAGTGTTTCTGTGCCCAAGAACGATGTCAAAGCAGTTCAACATGGTTCAGACGCT AGATCCCTCCCTTTTTCGCTGCGTAATTATGCCACGAGGAATCTTAGCCGTTGCAAGGATGAGGCCCAGAGGGCTGCTTGCCAAAGTATGATACAACAG ATCACAAGCAAAGCTATTAGCAATGGAACCCTCCTTACTAAGAACTGGGACACTGAACCGCTCATTCCTTTGCCAGAGAATCTTTTGACCATGACCGAAACAAG CAGTGCAAACAATTCAAGTTCCTTGCCAAACTCTACCCCTAGAAGACGTTTGAAAAGTAGGTGGGAGCCTGTTCCGGAGGAAAAGGTTACTGAAAAGGTGGAGCCACTAGCAAAACCATTGATGAATGGGAACACCCACAATAATTTAAAAGCTCAAAACAGGATG GGTGATAGTTGGAATTTAGGGAAGTCTCTCCAGTCTCCACATGCACCTTCAAACAAAATCACCCACCGGCTTTCAAAGAAGCAAAAGATGGGTAGTTATTCAAGTGTGGTACAAAATGGAGACAATTCAAGTGATAGTGACAAGGAGAAGGATCTGACCAAATATTACGCCAATGCATCTGCATTAGCAAATTCACCAGAGGAAAAGAAACGCAGGGAGCACAGATCTAAGCGTTTTGAGAAGAGTAAGGATTCATCATCAAAATCAAGAAATTCTGCAGTGAATAAAGGTGCCGTGGCTCATATACATACAAGAAGACCTATTTCAGCTCTTGTTACTGGAAGTTATAAAGATGGCAGCAGCTTGGCTGTCGAGGATATGGATTGGGATGCACTGACAGTCAAGGGAACATGTCAGGAAATTGAGAAACGATATCTACGCCTCACATCAGCGCCTGATCCTTCCACG GTAAGACCAGAACATGTCTTGGAGAAGGCGCTTTCCATGGTTGAAACATCTCAAAAGAATTATCTTTACAAGTGTGATCAACTGAAATCTATTCGCCAAGATCTTACGGTTCAGAGGATCCAGAATGAACTGACTGTGAAG GTTTATGAAACTCATGCGCGTTTAGCATTGCAAGCTGGTGATCTAGCTGAATTTAACCAG TGCCAGTCACAACTGAAGAGGCTATATAGAGAGGGAAACAATGGTTGTTATTTTGAATTCTCTGCCTACAATTTGCTCTGCGTCATGCTACACTCTAATAACAAACGAGACCTGCTGTCATCAATGGCAAG CTTATCAAAAGAAGCCAAACAAGATGGAGCTGTCAAGCATGCCCTTGCAGTTCATGCTGCTGTTTCATCTGGCAATTATGTGATATTTTTCAAATTATACAAGCAGGGGCCCAACTTGAACTCTTGCCTCATGG ATCTATATGTGGAGAGGATGCGTTTCGAGGCTATAAAATGTATGTCTAGATCATATCGCCCCACAGTACCTGTGGGGTATGTTGCACAGGTTTTGGGATTCTTACCGAATGGGGATGACAGATCGGAAGAATGTGAAATATGGTTAAAAGCACATGGTGCTGTTCTTTCAGTGGATAACGGTGGAGAATTGCAGATAGACACAAAG GCTTCTTCTAGTACGCTTTTCATGCCGGAGCCAGAGAATGCAGTTGCACATGGTGATGCGTCACTTGCAGTTAACGACTTCTTTGCACGTACATCGTAG